A single region of the Austwickia chelonae genome encodes:
- the trmB gene encoding tRNA (guanosine(46)-N7)-methyltransferase TrmB, with amino-acid sequence MNDALSPGVSSGSGGVPGESVRLPYGLRREVVSFARRDGRVHPKIAKAWSTEHEALLVPAPRMDRDASLDPAWKLDAPSVFGRQAPLVVEIGSGTGEAILAAAAAHPELDHLAVEVYRPGAAKTAIRAHRRGLTNVRILQADAAALLRTGLDEAAVSEIRIFFPDPWRKVKHHKRRLVNESTIDGIVRVLVDGGCLRLATDWAEYADQMFQVVSGNAELNNPYEGFAPRWPGRPVTRFERKGTEAGRSVYDLELIRRQRD; translated from the coding sequence GTGAACGATGCCCTGTCACCCGGGGTGTCTTCCGGATCCGGCGGAGTGCCCGGTGAGTCCGTTCGGCTTCCCTACGGTCTCCGCCGTGAAGTGGTCTCTTTCGCGCGCCGCGACGGGCGGGTTCATCCGAAGATCGCCAAGGCCTGGAGCACAGAACACGAGGCATTGCTGGTCCCGGCGCCGCGGATGGACCGGGATGCTTCCTTGGACCCCGCATGGAAGCTGGACGCACCTTCCGTCTTCGGCAGGCAGGCCCCGCTCGTAGTGGAGATCGGTTCAGGTACCGGAGAGGCCATCCTGGCTGCGGCCGCCGCACACCCTGAACTGGACCATCTCGCTGTGGAGGTCTATCGGCCCGGCGCGGCCAAGACGGCGATCCGGGCTCACCGTCGTGGTCTGACGAATGTGCGGATCCTGCAGGCCGATGCGGCAGCTCTGCTGCGTACAGGCCTGGATGAAGCCGCAGTCTCCGAGATACGAATTTTCTTTCCCGACCCCTGGCGTAAGGTCAAACACCATAAACGTCGTCTGGTGAACGAGAGCACCATCGACGGTATCGTTCGGGTCCTGGTCGACGGCGGATGCCTACGTCTGGCCACCGATTGGGCCGAGTACGCCGACCAGATGTTCCAGGTCGTGTCCGGAAATGCCGAGCTGAACAATCCGTACGAGGGCTTCGCGCCACGATGGCCCGGTCGACCGGTCACCCGTTTCGAACGTAAGGGGACCGAAGCCGGACGTTCCGTATATGACTTGGAATTGATTCGTCGACAACGGGATTGA
- a CDS encoding L-aspartate oxidase, translating into MSSTSPIPVIIGSGLAGLVTALELGHPCLLITAGPFAADCSSDLAQGGLAAAVGPDDDIELHIQDTIAAGAGLCEPEAVRHIISRGPRVVEYLQGLGVPFDRAHGVLTLGLEGAHHRRRIVHVDGDSTGHAITKAAAEAVRDSPWVTVVEKTRACQLLLNSGGAVEGIVVDGATTGVIPTEYVVLATGGLGGLFAHTTNPRGSWGSGLALGLRAGALARDLEMVQFHPTALVAGTDPMPLVSEAVRGEGARLVDERGRHLLSSDLAPRDVVSRAVADRIDHGGRVYLDTQSLQGGHFGRRFPTVAARCLDVGLDPSVDPLPVRPAAHYHMGGLVVDTNGRTTVPGLWAVGEVASTGLHGANRLASNSLLEAVVTAQAAADDLRVRAEKTPQDASSSVLSAGWGLHLRENRLPDSFRRARAAPAKELRQLMEQHCGVLRDEQGLRTVLAALRPEAQHDDTHLVALMIAWSALLRNESRGGHSRTDHPGGKTPTHTILTVPEALAQIDSSAAQNRSA; encoded by the coding sequence ATGTCCTCGACATCACCGATACCGGTCATCATCGGTTCCGGGCTGGCCGGACTCGTCACCGCCCTCGAACTCGGCCACCCCTGCCTGCTCATCACCGCAGGGCCATTCGCCGCGGACTGTTCCAGCGATCTCGCCCAGGGAGGCCTCGCAGCAGCGGTCGGCCCCGACGACGACATCGAACTCCACATCCAGGACACCATCGCAGCCGGGGCCGGGTTGTGCGAACCGGAAGCGGTACGCCACATCATTTCCCGCGGGCCCCGAGTCGTGGAGTACCTGCAGGGACTGGGCGTCCCCTTCGACCGCGCACACGGCGTTCTGACGCTCGGGCTGGAAGGGGCCCACCATCGCCGTCGCATCGTGCACGTAGATGGTGACTCCACCGGGCACGCCATCACGAAGGCTGCCGCCGAAGCAGTGCGCGACAGCCCCTGGGTCACCGTGGTGGAAAAGACCCGGGCCTGTCAGCTCCTGCTGAACTCTGGCGGCGCCGTCGAAGGGATCGTCGTCGACGGGGCCACCACGGGAGTCATCCCCACCGAATACGTCGTCCTCGCCACCGGAGGCCTCGGCGGGCTCTTCGCCCACACCACCAATCCCCGCGGTTCCTGGGGAAGTGGCCTCGCGCTGGGGTTACGGGCCGGCGCTCTCGCCCGTGACCTGGAGATGGTCCAGTTCCACCCCACCGCGCTGGTCGCCGGAACAGACCCGATGCCGCTGGTCAGCGAGGCCGTCCGCGGCGAAGGGGCCAGGCTGGTCGATGAACGGGGACGACACCTGTTGAGCAGTGACCTCGCTCCTCGGGACGTCGTCTCTCGAGCCGTCGCAGACCGGATCGACCACGGCGGGCGGGTCTACCTGGACACCCAGTCCTTGCAGGGGGGACATTTCGGCCGACGATTTCCCACCGTCGCGGCCCGGTGTCTCGACGTCGGGCTCGACCCGTCCGTCGATCCGCTGCCGGTTCGTCCTGCCGCGCATTACCACATGGGCGGACTCGTCGTGGATACGAACGGGCGAACGACAGTCCCCGGCCTGTGGGCTGTCGGGGAGGTCGCCTCCACCGGTCTGCACGGCGCGAACCGGCTGGCCAGCAACTCGCTCCTCGAGGCCGTGGTCACCGCTCAAGCAGCAGCTGACGACCTGCGCGTCCGAGCGGAGAAGACTCCCCAAGATGCGTCCTCGTCGGTCTTGTCCGCCGGGTGGGGGCTCCACCTCCGCGAGAACAGACTCCCGGACAGCTTCCGCCGGGCACGAGCGGCACCGGCCAAGGAACTACGACAACTCATGGAACAGCACTGCGGGGTGCTCCGTGACGAGCAAGGACTCCGTACTGTATTGGCTGCTTTGCGGCCAGAGGCACAGCACGATGACACACACCTGGTTGCCCTGATGATTGCCTGGTCAGCATTGCTACGCAACGAATCCCGGGGTGGGCACAGCCGCACCGATCATCCTGGAGGGAAGACCCCCACCCACACCATTCTCACCGTCCCCGAGGCCCTGGCCCAGATCGACTCTTCGGCTGCGCAGAACAGGAGCGCTTGA
- a CDS encoding RNA polymerase sigma factor, translated as MPNGSATTSRSRSSNLGGAEPAVAKVVKTAARSRVVSAEVLNEALDADGVKGPRRRQIVTALTGNGVTIEGEVRLTAPRAPRASAAKAKAAVDSEEAAPKKRAARKTTAKKTTAKKATAKKTAAKKTAAKNGEPSEEIDVEIGDEVDLENEAHDIDGVEIGGEGAEDQEEESEDEPSRRRTGARGARGRNTQDSEDEPEERGFVLRDGDDDDAPAQQVVTAGATADPVKDYLKQIGKVALLNAEQEVELAKRIEAGLFAEEKLNSGEEFDNKFKRELWWIAQDGRNAKNHLLEANLRLVVSLAKRYTGRGMLFLDLIQEGNLGLIRAVEKFDYTKGFKFSTYATWWIRQAITRAMADQARTIRIPVHMVEVINKLARVQRQMLQDLGREPTPEELAKELDMTPEKVVEVQKYGREPISLHTPLGEDGDSEFGDLIEDSEAVVPADAVSFTLLQEQLHSVLDTLSEREAGVVSMRFGLTDGQPKTLDEIGKVYGVTRERIRQIESKTMSKLRHPSRSQVLRDYLD; from the coding sequence GTGCCGAACGGATCCGCCACGACGTCCCGGTCACGCTCCAGCAATCTAGGGGGTGCCGAGCCCGCCGTTGCCAAGGTAGTGAAAACAGCTGCCCGCAGCCGGGTGGTCTCGGCCGAAGTCCTCAACGAAGCGTTGGACGCAGACGGGGTCAAAGGGCCGCGACGACGTCAGATCGTCACCGCTCTCACCGGCAATGGGGTGACGATCGAAGGCGAGGTGCGACTGACTGCACCTCGTGCGCCGCGCGCCAGTGCTGCTAAGGCCAAGGCCGCCGTCGACAGTGAGGAAGCTGCGCCGAAGAAACGAGCGGCACGCAAGACCACGGCGAAGAAGACGACGGCGAAGAAAGCCACGGCCAAGAAGACAGCGGCGAAGAAAACCGCAGCCAAGAACGGCGAACCTTCCGAGGAGATCGACGTCGAGATCGGCGACGAGGTCGACCTCGAGAACGAGGCCCACGACATCGACGGTGTCGAGATCGGCGGGGAAGGCGCCGAGGACCAGGAAGAGGAGTCCGAGGACGAACCGTCGCGTCGTCGTACCGGTGCTCGGGGGGCTCGTGGACGTAACACTCAGGACTCCGAGGACGAGCCTGAGGAACGGGGCTTCGTCCTGCGTGATGGGGACGACGACGACGCCCCCGCGCAGCAGGTCGTCACCGCTGGAGCGACAGCTGACCCGGTCAAGGACTACCTGAAGCAGATCGGAAAGGTCGCCCTCCTCAACGCCGAGCAGGAGGTCGAGCTCGCCAAACGGATCGAAGCCGGTCTGTTCGCCGAGGAGAAGCTCAACTCCGGTGAGGAGTTCGACAACAAGTTCAAGCGTGAGCTGTGGTGGATCGCTCAGGACGGCCGTAACGCCAAGAACCACCTCCTCGAAGCCAACCTTCGTCTCGTGGTCTCCCTGGCCAAGCGGTACACCGGCCGGGGCATGCTCTTCCTGGACCTGATCCAGGAAGGAAACCTGGGACTCATCCGCGCTGTCGAGAAATTCGACTACACCAAAGGATTCAAGTTCTCGACGTATGCGACCTGGTGGATCCGTCAGGCCATCACCCGGGCCATGGCCGATCAGGCCCGCACCATCCGTATCCCGGTGCACATGGTCGAGGTCATCAACAAGCTGGCCCGTGTCCAGCGCCAGATGCTGCAGGACCTGGGCCGCGAGCCCACTCCGGAGGAGCTGGCCAAAGAGCTCGACATGACTCCTGAGAAGGTCGTCGAGGTCCAGAAGTACGGTCGCGAGCCGATCTCCTTGCACACCCCGCTGGGCGAGGACGGCGATTCCGAGTTCGGTGACCTCATCGAGGACTCCGAGGCCGTCGTGCCCGCCGACGCCGTGAGCTTCACCCTCCTGCAGGAGCAGCTGCACTCGGTGCTGGACACCTTGTCCGAGCGTGAAGCCGGAGTGGTGTCCATGCGTTTCGGACTCACCGACGGTCAGCCGAAGACCCTCGACGAGATCGGCAAGGTCTACGGTGTGACCCGCGAGCGGATTCGTCAGATCGAGTCGAAGACGATGAGCAAGCTGCGTCACCCGTCGCGCTCCCAGGTGCTGCGCGACTACCTGGACTGA
- a CDS encoding universal stress protein, with translation MTVLVGVSSAPEGLAALRAAVDECLARRSGLDVLSTTPRSPSASSQQQAAAEIRQDPVWAEELEKGRRRLSDAGLELIVHEVSATDRTSAMLDLADQLVTDLVVIGVRQRTPVGKLLVGSHAQRLLLEASCPVLVVKAPGRDRPE, from the coding sequence GTGACCGTCCTCGTCGGAGTGTCGAGTGCCCCTGAAGGGCTGGCTGCCTTACGGGCTGCCGTGGACGAGTGCCTGGCCCGTCGGTCGGGGCTGGACGTGCTGTCAACCACACCGCGGAGCCCGTCTGCTTCCTCGCAACAGCAGGCTGCGGCTGAAATCCGCCAGGATCCGGTGTGGGCCGAGGAGCTGGAGAAGGGCCGTCGGCGGTTGTCCGACGCCGGACTGGAGCTGATCGTTCACGAGGTCTCGGCCACGGATCGGACATCGGCGATGCTCGACTTAGCTGACCAGCTCGTCACAGACCTCGTCGTGATCGGTGTCAGACAGCGGACTCCAGTGGGGAAACTGCTGGTCGGATCCCATGCGCAGAGACTTCTCCTGGAAGCCTCTTGCCCGGTCCTGGTGGTCAAAGCACCCGGCCGGGATCGCCCCGAGTAG
- a CDS encoding EcsC family protein translates to MGVFDKQGGSRPTQDVAAPEGVTGSAAKLVERLLTMGIEGKGHFESAEAVARAAQAKKGSAEAAVDAVVRDHLKICAASGFVTGLGGFITLPVALPANVLGFYIVVTRMSAAVAYLRGYDLARPEVRSAVLLSLVGADADDVLRKAGYASSGRVATMAAERLPGPVLMAVNKGVGFRLVTQFGKKSLTKLGRGVPLAGGLLGAGLDGFMCRRIASHVRTEFPRRDRPMTP, encoded by the coding sequence GTGGGCGTCTTCGACAAGCAGGGTGGCTCTCGTCCGACTCAGGACGTGGCGGCACCGGAGGGGGTCACGGGGTCGGCGGCCAAGCTCGTGGAGCGCCTTCTGACGATGGGGATCGAGGGCAAGGGACACTTCGAGTCGGCCGAGGCGGTGGCCCGGGCGGCCCAGGCGAAGAAAGGCTCCGCGGAGGCAGCTGTGGACGCGGTCGTGCGCGATCACCTCAAAATTTGTGCTGCCAGTGGTTTCGTCACCGGGCTCGGCGGTTTTATCACTCTGCCGGTGGCTCTGCCGGCGAATGTTCTGGGTTTCTACATCGTCGTGACCAGGATGTCGGCTGCCGTGGCCTATCTACGTGGCTACGATCTGGCTCGCCCTGAGGTGAGGTCGGCGGTCCTGCTTTCCTTGGTGGGCGCTGATGCAGATGATGTCTTGCGTAAAGCCGGATATGCCAGTTCCGGGAGGGTTGCCACAATGGCTGCCGAGCGGCTGCCTGGCCCGGTGCTGATGGCGGTGAACAAAGGCGTCGGATTCCGCTTGGTGACTCAGTTCGGGAAGAAGAGCCTGACCAAGTTGGGCCGCGGGGTTCCTTTGGCTGGAGGACTGTTGGGTGCTGGGCTCGACGGTTTCATGTGTAGGCGTATCGCAAGCCATGTTCGTACGGAGTTTCCTCGTCGTGATCGGCCGATGACTCCCTGA
- the hemW gene encoding radical SAM family heme chaperone HemW: MPSPPSGEPLPANGALSEEALGRGQEGPLGIYVHVPFCRVRCGYCDFNTYVPADLVSAPADGALAEQRDHSGTNPATYVDVLSREIELAAGVLGQTTRSLSTIFVGGGTPTLLPARDLVRVVELLRSTFGFVDGIEITTEANPDTVDSAYLGALAEGGFTRVSLGMQSAVPHVLHTLERTHRPENVAKAVSAAAAVGLATSVDLIYGAPGESLDDWRRSLEAAISLEPDHVSAYALVVEKGTRMATQVRRGELSAPDDDDEADKYEIADDLLREAGYDWYEVSNWARTAAGVCRHNLGYWRGGHWWGFGPGAHSHIGGTRWWNVRHPRSYAQRVNRGLSPAEAGETLTEEQRYDEMVLLRSRLAEGLPVRMLRQDERSSVRALAEDGLIEHAPLSEPQDEPRVVLTRRGRLLADTVVHRLL; the protein is encoded by the coding sequence GTGCCGTCGCCACCGTCGGGTGAACCCCTGCCCGCGAATGGCGCGCTCTCCGAGGAAGCCCTGGGCAGGGGGCAAGAAGGCCCCTTGGGGATCTATGTCCATGTGCCTTTCTGTCGAGTGCGCTGTGGTTACTGCGATTTCAACACGTACGTACCTGCTGATCTGGTCTCTGCGCCCGCAGATGGTGCCCTTGCAGAGCAACGTGACCACTCCGGTACGAACCCCGCCACATATGTCGATGTCCTGAGCAGGGAGATCGAACTCGCGGCCGGTGTTCTCGGGCAGACCACACGTTCGCTGTCGACGATCTTCGTCGGCGGTGGGACACCGACGTTGCTCCCGGCGCGTGATCTGGTGCGCGTCGTGGAGCTTCTCCGGTCGACCTTCGGGTTCGTGGACGGGATCGAGATCACCACGGAAGCGAACCCCGACACCGTGGACAGCGCCTACCTGGGCGCGCTTGCCGAAGGTGGGTTCACCAGAGTCAGCCTGGGTATGCAGTCCGCGGTCCCCCATGTGCTGCACACCTTGGAGCGGACCCACCGACCGGAGAATGTCGCCAAGGCAGTGAGTGCTGCTGCAGCGGTAGGTTTGGCGACCAGCGTCGATCTGATCTACGGCGCACCCGGTGAATCGCTGGACGACTGGCGACGGAGCCTGGAAGCGGCCATCTCCCTGGAACCCGACCATGTCTCGGCCTACGCGCTCGTCGTGGAAAAAGGGACCCGGATGGCGACACAGGTCCGCAGGGGAGAGCTTTCCGCGCCCGATGACGACGACGAAGCAGACAAGTACGAAATTGCTGATGACTTGCTCCGCGAAGCCGGATACGACTGGTACGAAGTGAGCAATTGGGCGCGGACCGCAGCCGGGGTCTGCCGCCACAATCTCGGCTACTGGCGGGGCGGGCACTGGTGGGGTTTCGGACCAGGTGCGCACAGTCACATCGGCGGGACGCGGTGGTGGAATGTCCGTCACCCGCGGAGCTATGCCCAGCGGGTGAATCGGGGGCTGTCGCCGGCGGAGGCCGGAGAGACCCTCACCGAGGAACAACGGTATGACGAGATGGTGCTCTTACGATCGCGGCTGGCCGAAGGACTGCCCGTGCGCATGCTTCGCCAGGATGAACGTAGCTCAGTCAGGGCTTTGGCTGAGGACGGTCTGATCGAGCACGCTCCGCTCTCAGAGCCGCAGGACGAACCTCGTGTGGTGTTGACCCGGCGGGGACGGCTGCTGGCGGACACCGTGGTACATCGGTTGTTGTGA
- the nadC gene encoding carboxylating nicotinate-nucleotide diphosphorylase, whose protein sequence is MLEPTVRTALLEDLGRAGDLTTDSIIPADLVGSVALVSRDQGILSGLACARLAWQLVDPQVDFQADLPDSARLQPGSVIGVATGPVRALLTGERVALNFLGHLSGIATTTASFVEAVAGTRTQICCTRKTTPGLRALEKAAVRAGGGANHRYGLDDAVLIKDNHLAFAGSITRAVRDARSGVGHLVKIEVEVDSLDQIEEVLDAGADAVLLDNMSPAQVRQAVELVDGQIVTEASGRVTPQTVRDIAETGVDLISVGWLTHSAPVLDIGLDYLH, encoded by the coding sequence ATGCTCGAACCAACCGTACGTACCGCACTCCTGGAAGACCTCGGCCGAGCCGGCGATCTGACCACCGACTCGATCATCCCGGCCGACCTGGTCGGCAGCGTCGCACTCGTCTCCCGCGACCAGGGGATTCTCTCCGGTCTCGCGTGTGCTCGGCTGGCCTGGCAACTGGTCGACCCCCAGGTCGACTTCCAAGCGGATCTTCCGGATTCAGCTCGCTTACAACCTGGCTCGGTGATCGGCGTGGCCACCGGCCCAGTGCGCGCTCTGCTGACCGGAGAACGCGTCGCCCTGAACTTCCTCGGGCATCTCTCCGGGATCGCCACCACCACGGCCTCTTTCGTCGAGGCAGTCGCAGGAACCAGAACGCAGATCTGCTGCACCCGTAAGACCACTCCTGGCCTGCGAGCCCTGGAAAAAGCGGCGGTCCGTGCCGGAGGAGGGGCAAATCATCGGTACGGGCTCGACGATGCAGTGCTGATCAAGGACAACCATCTGGCCTTCGCCGGGTCGATCACGCGCGCAGTGCGCGATGCCCGGTCGGGGGTGGGCCACCTGGTCAAGATCGAGGTGGAGGTCGACAGCCTCGACCAGATCGAGGAAGTACTCGATGCCGGGGCCGATGCCGTTCTGCTCGACAACATGTCCCCCGCTCAGGTGCGACAAGCTGTGGAACTGGTCGACGGGCAGATCGTCACCGAGGCCTCCGGTCGGGTGACTCCGCAGACGGTACGCGATATCGCCGAGACCGGCGTCGACCTGATCTCCGTCGGCTGGCTGACGCACAGCGCGCCGGTGCTCGACATCGGACTGGACTACCTTCACTGA
- the lepA gene encoding translation elongation factor 4, with product MARTALQPHATPPELIRNFCIIAHIDHGKSTLADRMLQITGIVEERAMRAQYLDRMDIERERGITIKSQAVRMPWAMDEATYCLNMIDTPGHVDFTYEVSRSLAACEGAILLVDAAQGIEAQTLANLYLAMENDLEIIPVLNKIDLPAAQPEKYAEELAGLIGCDPDDVLHVSGKTGQGVEELLDRIVSRIPAPTGDPDAPARAMIFDSVYDTYRGVVTYVRVVDGNLNPRERILMMSTKATHELLEIGVSSPEPEPCKGLGVGEVGYLITGVKDVRQSRVGDTVTNLSGASLQPLSGYRDPKPMVFSGLYPIDGTDYPLLRDALDKLKLNDAALVYEPETSAALGFGFRVGFLGLLHLEIVRERLEREFGLDLISTLPNVEYDVTLEDKHVVEVTNPSEFPDGKIAEVREPVVRATILAPSEYIGAIMELCQQRRGTLRGMDYLSPERVEMRYTLPLAEIVFDFFDQLKSRTRGYASLDYEPDGDQVADLVKVDILLQGEQVDAFSSIVHKDKAYAYGVSMATKLRKLIPRQQFEVPIQAAIGSRIIARENIRAIRKDVLAKCYGGDISRKRKLLEKQKEGKKRMKMVGRVEVPQEAFIAALSSEEVETKK from the coding sequence ATGGCCCGCACCGCGCTGCAGCCGCACGCGACGCCGCCCGAGCTGATCCGCAATTTCTGCATCATCGCTCATATCGACCACGGGAAATCCACCTTGGCCGATCGGATGCTGCAGATCACGGGCATCGTTGAGGAACGCGCTATGCGGGCGCAGTATCTCGACCGGATGGACATCGAACGTGAGCGCGGCATCACGATTAAGTCCCAGGCGGTGCGCATGCCCTGGGCCATGGACGAAGCGACCTACTGCCTCAACATGATCGATACCCCTGGTCACGTCGACTTCACCTACGAGGTCTCCCGGAGCCTGGCAGCCTGCGAGGGGGCCATCCTCCTGGTCGACGCGGCTCAGGGCATCGAGGCCCAGACCTTGGCCAATCTCTATCTGGCGATGGAGAACGACCTGGAGATCATCCCGGTTCTGAACAAGATCGACCTTCCTGCAGCGCAGCCCGAGAAATACGCCGAGGAGCTGGCAGGCCTGATCGGTTGCGACCCCGACGACGTACTCCACGTGTCAGGAAAGACCGGCCAGGGGGTCGAGGAGCTTCTCGACCGGATCGTGTCCCGGATCCCTGCACCGACAGGCGATCCGGATGCGCCGGCCCGGGCCATGATCTTCGACTCCGTCTACGACACCTACCGGGGTGTGGTGACTTACGTCCGGGTCGTGGACGGCAATCTCAACCCGCGCGAACGCATCCTGATGATGAGCACGAAGGCGACGCACGAGCTGCTGGAGATCGGAGTCTCCAGCCCCGAGCCCGAGCCGTGCAAAGGCCTGGGCGTCGGTGAGGTCGGCTATCTGATCACCGGTGTGAAAGACGTACGCCAGTCTCGGGTCGGTGACACCGTGACCAACCTGTCAGGGGCCTCTCTCCAGCCGCTGAGCGGATACCGGGATCCCAAGCCGATGGTGTTCTCCGGGCTGTACCCGATCGACGGTACCGACTATCCGTTGCTGCGGGACGCCCTGGACAAACTGAAACTCAACGATGCCGCGCTGGTCTACGAACCGGAGACCTCCGCCGCGCTCGGTTTCGGTTTCCGCGTGGGATTCCTGGGTCTGCTCCACCTGGAGATCGTCCGGGAACGTCTGGAGCGCGAATTCGGATTGGATCTGATCTCCACTCTCCCGAACGTGGAGTACGACGTGACGTTGGAGGACAAACACGTCGTCGAGGTCACCAACCCCAGCGAGTTTCCCGACGGCAAGATCGCGGAGGTGCGGGAACCTGTGGTTCGGGCCACGATCCTGGCCCCCAGCGAATACATCGGGGCGATCATGGAGCTGTGCCAGCAGCGCCGAGGCACCCTCCGTGGCATGGACTACCTCAGCCCGGAGCGGGTTGAGATGCGGTACACCCTGCCGTTGGCTGAGATCGTCTTCGACTTCTTCGACCAACTCAAGTCGCGTACTCGGGGCTATGCCAGCCTGGACTACGAACCCGACGGCGACCAGGTGGCCGACCTGGTGAAGGTCGACATCCTGCTGCAAGGCGAGCAGGTCGACGCCTTCTCCTCCATCGTGCACAAGGACAAGGCCTATGCCTACGGCGTCTCGATGGCGACCAAACTGCGCAAACTGATTCCGCGGCAGCAGTTCGAAGTGCCCATCCAGGCGGCCATCGGCAGCCGCATCATCGCCCGGGAGAACATCAGAGCGATCCGTAAGGACGTCCTCGCCAAGTGTTACGGCGGTGACATCTCCCGGAAGCGCAAACTGCTGGAGAAGCAGAAGGAGGGCAAGAAGCGTATGAAGATGGTGGGCCGTGTCGAGGTCCCCCAGGAAGCCTTCATCGCGGCGCTGTCTTCCGAAGAGGTGGAGACGAAGAAGTGA
- a CDS encoding DUF4192 domain-containing protein has protein sequence MTSVVHVNRPEELAVALPYLLGYRPTDSVVVVAMRGHRVGVIQRLDLLPPGECYPVQAFDVLCAVLLSDGCDGAVLVEFADEGPSADHLLTQVAAALEDGGIPVRESIVVRRGMWSAGEMVGKDRSFRPLPAAEDVPAVATCVLWGVSPWPSRAAMADSLEPALDSPRYAPVDFSVLGEMDVRDVYEAWACLLGVAGDLQPEHLPLDSVWRIVLSTHRIAMRDELLAWLCPEFLGGEEDGLGRDPRMAVLGAPPDLSTAEGQENARGMTHRMIRFARCLPEQDRAGLLVMMAAYSWQQGQGALARICVDRALSIDATHSLARLLGAVIAHGVKPSESHC, from the coding sequence ATGACATCTGTGGTGCACGTCAATCGGCCGGAGGAGCTCGCGGTCGCTCTGCCCTACCTTCTGGGCTATCGCCCTACCGATTCCGTGGTGGTGGTCGCCATGCGTGGTCACCGGGTCGGAGTGATCCAGCGGCTTGACCTGCTTCCGCCGGGGGAGTGCTATCCCGTTCAAGCCTTCGACGTGCTGTGCGCCGTGTTGTTGAGCGACGGCTGTGACGGCGCAGTGCTCGTGGAGTTCGCGGACGAAGGGCCGTCGGCGGATCACCTGTTGACGCAGGTGGCGGCGGCTTTGGAAGACGGAGGTATTCCGGTCAGGGAGAGCATCGTGGTCCGGCGGGGAATGTGGAGCGCGGGTGAGATGGTCGGAAAGGACAGGTCTTTCCGGCCGCTCCCCGCGGCGGAGGATGTTCCTGCGGTGGCCACGTGTGTGTTGTGGGGCGTCTCACCGTGGCCGAGCCGAGCAGCGATGGCGGATTCTTTGGAGCCAGCGCTGGACTCCCCACGTTATGCGCCGGTCGATTTCTCGGTCTTGGGTGAGATGGATGTCCGCGATGTCTACGAGGCCTGGGCCTGTCTGCTGGGCGTGGCAGGTGATCTGCAGCCGGAGCATCTTCCACTGGATAGCGTTTGGCGAATAGTGCTCTCCACACATCGCATTGCGATGCGGGACGAGCTGTTGGCCTGGTTGTGCCCGGAGTTCTTGGGCGGGGAAGAGGATGGATTGGGGCGGGATCCGCGCATGGCCGTCCTGGGCGCGCCGCCAGATCTGTCTACGGCTGAGGGGCAGGAAAATGCACGGGGAATGACGCATCGAATGATCCGTTTCGCTCGTTGTCTGCCGGAGCAGGACCGAGCCGGTCTGCTGGTGATGATGGCGGCTTACTCCTGGCAGCAGGGCCAGGGTGCCTTGGCTCGGATCTGTGTGGATCGAGCGCTGTCCATCGATGCGACCCATTCGCTGGCCAGGTTGCTCGGCGCGGTGATCGCCCACGGGGTGAAACCGTCGGAGTCGCACTGCTGA
- a CDS encoding type II toxin-antitoxin system PemK/MazF family toxin, with amino-acid sequence MNIKAVLRSLARTLLGAGRVGSPSGEPAGPDSLKANSGIPRIYPGDFTGPLRPRYAPVDDDQPDPGEIVWAWVPYEEDHSQGKDRPALIIGRDKDWLLALPVTSKNHDRDARQEASVGRYWTDIGTGDWDSRGRPSEVRVNRVVRLAPSSVRRIGAKLDRARFDKVCAEMSRRR; translated from the coding sequence ATGAACATCAAAGCTGTGCTCCGCTCCCTCGCACGGACTCTGCTCGGTGCCGGTCGTGTCGGCTCTCCATCGGGAGAACCAGCTGGTCCGGACAGCTTGAAGGCCAACAGCGGGATTCCGCGCATCTACCCGGGTGATTTCACCGGCCCTTTACGACCCCGCTACGCCCCGGTCGACGACGACCAGCCCGATCCCGGAGAGATCGTCTGGGCCTGGGTGCCCTACGAGGAAGACCATTCCCAGGGAAAGGACCGTCCTGCCTTGATCATCGGCCGGGACAAGGACTGGCTGTTGGCTCTGCCGGTGACCAGTAAAAATCATGACCGTGATGCCCGGCAGGAAGCTTCGGTCGGTCGCTACTGGACCGACATCGGAACCGGGGACTGGGACTCCCGGGGCAGACCCTCCGAGGTCAGGGTGAACCGGGTGGTCAGATTGGCGCCGTCCTCCGTACGACGTATCGGTGCCAAGCTCGATCGCGCACGTTTCGACAAGGTCTGCGCGGAGATGTCGCGCCGACGTTAA